One region of Deltaproteobacteria bacterium genomic DNA includes:
- a CDS encoding transposase, producing the protein MKRYSRHRARLRAQDNHVVEISLFSAVGATTEGNKHTLGFWIYKGNESNGFWTKVFQQLITRGVNRVLLFVTGNFSGISDVIKKLYPYSDHQLCHVHLVRNLVRNLTKKTASQAIQITKLIKNAREQTEVETYFNQLCEIMQKEKPPLAELYRKFKDNYLAFLKYPKASSKFILELE; encoded by the coding sequence TTGAAGCGTTATTCAAGACACAGAGCACGGCTGCGGGCACAAGACAACCATGTTGTTGAGATATCGTTGTTTTCTGCTGTAGGGGCAACCACGGAAGGCAATAAGCATACCCTTGGATTCTGGATATATAAGGGCAATGAGAGCAATGGATTCTGGACAAAGGTGTTTCAACAACTGATTACCAGAGGAGTCAACAGGGTTTTGCTGTTTGTTACCGGTAATTTTTCCGGTATCAGTGATGTGATCAAGAAATTATATCCGTATAGTGACCATCAACTGTGCCATGTGCATCTGGTACGCAATTTAGTACGCAACCTGACCAAGAAAACAGCATCACAGGCTATCCAGATTACCAAGCTTATCAAAAATGCACGGGAACAGACTGAGGTAGAAACCTATTTTAACCAATTGTGTGAGATTATGCAAAAAGAAAAACCACCTTTAGCTGAATTATACCGTAAGTTCAAAGATAATTACCTTGCGTTTTTGAAATATCCTAAGGCTTCCAGCAAATTTATCTTAGAACTGGAATAA
- the polA gene encoding DNA polymerase I — MNVPVSKRPLLFMVDGSSYIFRAYHALPPLTNKKGIPTNAVYGYTNMLIKVIEKYKPDYFIVVFDSKGPTFRDGISVEYKANRGAPPDDLSVQFPYIFEINDVLGVSQVSKEGYEADDIIATLADRAVDKNFGVIIISSDKDIMSVISDNVVMLDTMRDQWISESYVVDKFGVKPSQISEFLMLTGDAVDNIKGVSGIGKKTAAELLSKYTNIDGIYEHINDISSNRIKQSLINEKEVLYKITRQLIELKHDVPVEIDFNTVTLPKPFLPPSRQEKREMLIKTFTELEFTRLMDKIGKADINFDYKEIPSFDVVKEAAIEQKWITLYILGKEIGSFIDQPYYIKDSSAEQLKDILGLDIKIIVHDAKAVYRWAVEHDIDVKAKLFGVELASYLCNPEMKRYTIDALAISELGEELPVISEDELAEQGDMYKTVKDNAIYVAKSAMILAKLYNIYSEKLSKDAIEPLFSNIEMPLSKILAKMEYTGIAVDRGYLNELSSVYSQKINTLIKEMKSYVTSDFNPDSPKQVAGVLFNELKLAHLKKTKNGYSTDNEVLLALKDKHPFVAFLLEYRNIAKLKNGFIDSLSRFINQKTNRIHTHFIQTGTATGRLASIEPNLQNIPVKDENGKLIRKAFIADKGCSILSADYSQIELRVMAHLSSDESLINAFLHDRDIHSLTASKIFHVDMEHVTDMMRTRAKVINFGIMYGMSAYGLSKELNISSEESQIFIDSYFNEYKGIRAYIEDILNGVRQTGYVGTILGRRRYIPKTLDNPAYQRIAINTPVQGSAADLIKISMLRVDNAIKKHGYDAKMLLQIHDELIFEVKNEEIDAFSKVVKHEMEYAFKLHVPLKVSISSGKNWGETLG; from the coding sequence ATGAATGTCCCAGTCTCTAAAAGACCATTGTTGTTCATGGTTGACGGGAGCTCATATATCTTCCGTGCATACCATGCACTCCCGCCGTTAACCAATAAAAAAGGCATACCCACAAATGCTGTTTACGGCTATACAAATATGCTTATAAAGGTTATAGAGAAGTATAAGCCTGATTATTTTATTGTTGTATTTGATTCTAAAGGTCCAACCTTTAGGGATGGCATAAGTGTAGAATACAAAGCAAACAGAGGTGCTCCACCGGATGATCTTTCCGTACAGTTTCCTTACATCTTTGAGATCAATGATGTGCTTGGTGTAAGTCAGGTATCAAAAGAAGGTTATGAAGCTGACGATATTATAGCAACCTTAGCTGATAGGGCGGTTGATAAGAATTTCGGTGTTATTATTATCAGTTCTGATAAGGACATAATGTCCGTTATCTCCGACAATGTTGTTATGCTTGATACAATGAGAGACCAATGGATTTCGGAATCTTATGTTGTCGATAAGTTCGGGGTAAAACCATCGCAGATCTCTGAATTCCTGATGTTAACAGGCGATGCTGTTGATAATATAAAAGGCGTTTCAGGTATCGGTAAAAAAACAGCGGCAGAACTGCTGTCAAAGTATACAAACATTGACGGCATATATGAACACATTAATGATATCTCAAGCAATCGCATCAAACAATCGCTTATCAATGAAAAGGAAGTGTTATACAAAATTACGAGACAGCTTATAGAGCTTAAACATGATGTTCCTGTTGAGATAGATTTTAATACGGTAACACTGCCAAAGCCATTTCTTCCACCATCGAGACAGGAGAAAAGAGAGATGCTGATAAAGACGTTTACAGAGCTGGAGTTTACCAGGCTTATGGATAAGATTGGTAAGGCGGATATAAATTTTGATTATAAGGAGATTCCATCATTCGATGTTGTTAAAGAAGCAGCTATCGAACAAAAGTGGATTACATTGTATATTCTTGGTAAAGAGATCGGGAGTTTTATAGACCAGCCGTATTATATTAAAGACTCTTCTGCAGAGCAACTAAAAGATATTCTTGGATTAGATATTAAAATCATTGTTCATGATGCAAAGGCTGTTTACAGATGGGCTGTTGAACATGATATTGATGTAAAGGCAAAGCTATTCGGGGTTGAGCTTGCATCATATCTTTGTAACCCTGAGATGAAAAGATATACCATCGATGCACTTGCTATTTCTGAACTCGGTGAAGAGCTGCCTGTTATAAGTGAGGATGAATTAGCAGAGCAGGGTGATATGTATAAAACGGTTAAAGATAATGCCATATATGTAGCAAAATCAGCAATGATTTTGGCAAAGTTATACAATATTTATTCAGAAAAGCTCAGCAAGGATGCGATTGAGCCGCTTTTTTCCAATATCGAAATGCCTTTATCAAAGATACTCGCGAAGATGGAATATACCGGTATTGCCGTTGATAGAGGATATTTAAATGAGCTGTCAAGTGTATACAGTCAAAAGATCAATACCTTAATAAAGGAAATGAAGTCTTATGTGACTTCGGATTTTAATCCCGATTCTCCAAAACAGGTAGCGGGTGTTTTGTTTAATGAATTAAAGCTGGCCCATTTAAAGAAAACAAAAAACGGCTATTCTACCGATAACGAAGTGCTTCTGGCACTTAAAGACAAACATCCTTTTGTAGCATTTTTGCTCGAATATAGAAACATTGCAAAGTTAAAAAATGGTTTTATTGATTCTTTATCAAGGTTCATAAATCAAAAAACAAATAGGATACACACGCATTTTATACAAACGGGAACAGCGACAGGAAGGCTTGCAAGCATCGAACCGAATCTTCAAAATATTCCGGTAAAGGATGAAAATGGCAAATTGATTAGAAAGGCATTTATTGCGGATAAGGGTTGTTCAATACTGAGTGCCGATTACTCGCAGATAGAATTAAGGGTTATGGCACACCTTTCATCGGATGAATCACTCATAAATGCCTTTTTGCATGATCGCGACATACATTCACTTACGGCATCAAAGATCTTCCATGTAGATATGGAACATGTAACCGATATGATGCGTACAAGGGCAAAGGTGATAAACTTCGGTATCATGTACGGTATGAGTGCTTATGGCTTATCAAAAGAACTTAATATATCTTCTGAAGAATCACAGATCTTTATAGATAGTTATTTCAATGAATATAAGGGCATAAGGGCATACATAGAAGATATACTAAATGGTGTACGGCAGACAGGTTATGTTGGAACAATACTCGGCAGACGCAGGTACATACCAAAGACGCTGGATAATCCTGCATATCAAAGGATAGCGATCAATACACCTGTACAGGGTAGTGCAGCAGACCTGATCAAGATCTCAATGCTGAGGGTTGATAATGCAATAAAAAAACACGGGTATGATGCAAAGATGCTTTTACAAATTCATGATGAGCTGATTTTTGAGGTAAAAAATGAAGAGATAGATGCATTTTCAAAGGTTGTAAAACATGAAATGGAGTATGCGTTCAAGTTGCATGTGCCTTTGAAAGTATCGATAAGCTCCGGTAAAAATTGGGGCGAGACACTTGGTTAG
- a CDS encoding NAD(P)H-hydrate dehydratase, giving the protein MKLVTSEIMRGLDKKALEFGIESIILMENAGRSVYQAIIKGFKNDADKGVVVFSGKGNNGGDGFVTARYLINNGFETDVVFLGDPGELSDDAKANHTALSRITERIHYIKSTDELKSLGINIKEKGLVVDALLGTGIKGDVKVLYMEIINMINESGLPVVSVDIPSGVDADSGQVLGTAVRAKKTVTFGLAKIGLVVHPGCEHAGDLEVADISIPKRLIDSISVPYNLVTHKLVGSMFKPRGLSTNKGDYGHVLVIGGSEGKSGAVILAAKAALRAGSGLVTVSGPEGLMPIFESTVTEALKEPLNETLEGFIARSAIEQVDKLMQTSDVVALGPGMGTEKETIDFVHNLLDRCKIPMVIDADGINIIAHNPDVLLSRGREDLVLTPHPGEFGRLVNMHAHEINKDRIRLSSDFAKRYRCTLVLKGAKTVIAAKNGDVWVNPTGNPGMATGGMGDVLTGLISGLIAIGLTTENAAIAGVFIHGMAGDMIYAYRKNSAILAGDLLDRIPYVISNLNECPSL; this is encoded by the coding sequence ATGAAATTGGTAACATCGGAAATTATGAGAGGACTTGATAAAAAGGCCCTGGAGTTTGGTATTGAAAGTATCATTCTTATGGAGAATGCAGGCAGATCGGTTTATCAGGCAATCATAAAGGGTTTTAAAAACGATGCGGATAAGGGTGTTGTTGTGTTCTCCGGAAAAGGCAACAACGGCGGGGATGGATTTGTTACTGCAAGATACCTTATTAATAACGGCTTTGAAACGGATGTAGTGTTTTTAGGGGATCCGGGTGAGCTTTCGGATGATGCAAAAGCAAACCATACGGCATTAAGCAGGATAACGGAACGCATACATTATATAAAGAGTACCGATGAACTTAAATCTCTCGGTATTAATATAAAAGAAAAGGGACTTGTCGTTGATGCACTGCTTGGAACAGGGATTAAAGGCGATGTGAAAGTATTGTATATGGAGATAATAAACATGATCAATGAGTCGGGTTTACCCGTCGTTTCTGTCGATATACCATCGGGTGTTGATGCAGATTCAGGTCAGGTACTCGGTACTGCGGTAAGAGCTAAAAAAACCGTTACTTTCGGGCTCGCAAAGATAGGCCTTGTTGTCCATCCAGGATGTGAACATGCGGGTGATCTTGAGGTAGCTGACATATCGATACCTAAAAGGCTTATTGATAGTATAAGTGTACCTTATAACCTCGTAACACATAAGCTGGTTGGTTCTATGTTTAAACCCAGAGGGCTATCCACAAATAAGGGTGATTATGGACATGTGCTTGTTATCGGCGGTTCGGAGGGTAAAAGCGGGGCCGTAATACTCGCAGCAAAAGCTGCGTTGCGTGCTGGCAGCGGACTTGTTACTGTTTCAGGACCGGAAGGTTTAATGCCTATTTTTGAATCAACGGTTACAGAGGCTTTGAAAGAACCTTTGAATGAAACCCTCGAGGGATTTATAGCACGCTCTGCAATAGAACAGGTAGATAAACTTATGCAGACGAGTGATGTTGTTGCTTTGGGTCCCGGCATGGGTACTGAAAAAGAAACAATTGATTTTGTTCATAACCTTCTTGATAGATGTAAAATACCGATGGTGATTGATGCAGACGGTATAAATATAATCGCGCATAATCCGGACGTTTTGCTTTCGAGGGGCCGTGAGGATCTTGTGCTTACCCCGCATCCCGGTGAGTTTGGCAGGCTTGTAAACATGCATGCACATGAGATCAATAAGGACAGGATAAGACTTTCATCCGATTTTGCGAAAAGGTACAGATGTACACTTGTACTTAAAGGTGCAAAGACTGTTATAGCAGCAAAGAATGGGGATGTCTGGGTAAATCCAACAGGCAATCCCGGTATGGCAACAGGTGGTATGGGAGATGTGCTTACAGGACTTATTTCAGGCCTTATTGCAATTGGATTGACCACCGAGAATGCTGCAATAGCAGGCGTGTTTATACATGGCATGGCAGGAGATATGATCTATGCATATCGTAAGAACAGTGCCATACTTGCAGGGGATCTCCTTGATCGTATACCTTATGTAATATCAAATCTTAATGAATGTCCCAGTCTCTAA
- a CDS encoding nitroreductase yields the protein MELFDAIITRSSRRDFKNIPVPLELINKILNVSLRAPSWANSQPWELAVSTGRTSEFIKNKIHKLASNDDPGNPDFPFPSFWPEQQYKNIFETGKKRYESLGIPRDNVLKRKDVTLSNYLFFGSQTAIFIYMDEKLGIWSVFDCGMLAQNILLCTHELGLGACPQAYLVRYPDILREAFHLPASKKFILGISIGYYNKEATINNIVTSRNGLNDTVKYYD from the coding sequence ATGGAGCTTTTTGACGCAATAATCACCCGCTCATCCAGGAGAGATTTTAAAAATATTCCGGTCCCTTTAGAATTGATAAATAAGATATTAAATGTTTCTTTAAGAGCACCTTCATGGGCTAATTCGCAGCCATGGGAGCTTGCAGTATCGACAGGCAGAACCAGTGAATTCATAAAAAATAAAATACACAAATTGGCAAGTAATGACGATCCGGGAAATCCGGATTTTCCCTTCCCCTCTTTCTGGCCGGAACAACAATACAAAAACATATTTGAAACCGGTAAAAAAAGGTATGAATCACTCGGCATACCGAGAGATAATGTTTTAAAAAGAAAAGATGTAACTTTATCAAACTATCTTTTTTTTGGCTCACAGACGGCTATCTTCATCTACATGGATGAAAAACTCGGCATCTGGTCGGTGTTTGATTGCGGCATGCTTGCCCAAAATATTCTTTTATGCACGCATGAATTAGGACTCGGTGCTTGCCCTCAGGCTTATCTCGTTAGATACCCTGACATTCTTAGAGAAGCATTTCATTTACCGGCAAGTAAAAAATTTATTTTGGGGATATCTATAGGCTACTACAATAAAGAAGCCACTATTAATAATATAGTTACTTCAAGAAATGGTTTAAACGATACCGTTAAGTATTATGACTAA
- a CDS encoding M48 family metallopeptidase: MNIYLIIILISYLAVTGFGYWLEYLNMAYLKRYGSVVPSEFQGQIDNELLIKTQNYTIENTKYGIVLSVFNSIIALIFIFGGLLNIYNTWIESLNLPFMAEGIIFFITLYYVESIITMPFNLYQVFIIERKYGFNNTNPKLWLTDFIKSIILSTIIMGIVIAIGLFIVTESPDFWWLWVWGFFLIFSIFIMYVSPYIIEPLFNKFTPIDDESLVQGINSLMKKVGIMVSRVFKIDASKRTSHTNAYFTGIGKVKRIVLYDTLLKKMNIQEILSVLAHEAGHWKKKHLLKSMIVIEGIGLIAFYVSFRLLKFDLLTELFHIEKSTFFAKLVVLAFLGEIVMFPFTPFLNFLSRMHEKEADRFACEITDDPESMISTLVKLSKDNLSNLHPHPVYAAFHYSHPPIIQRIKFIRDVLTKK; the protein is encoded by the coding sequence ATGAATATATATTTAATAATTATTTTGATTTCATATCTTGCCGTAACAGGATTTGGATATTGGCTTGAATATTTGAATATGGCATATCTTAAAAGGTACGGCTCTGTAGTTCCTTCTGAATTTCAAGGACAGATAGACAATGAATTACTGATAAAAACACAGAACTATACTATTGAAAATACAAAATACGGAATTGTATTATCGGTTTTTAATAGTATTATTGCACTCATATTTATATTCGGCGGATTGTTAAATATCTATAATACGTGGATTGAATCTCTCAATCTGCCTTTTATGGCAGAGGGCATAATATTCTTTATTACGCTGTATTATGTTGAAAGCATTATAACGATGCCGTTCAATCTTTATCAGGTATTTATAATAGAAAGAAAATATGGATTTAATAACACAAACCCGAAATTATGGCTTACAGATTTCATAAAATCCATAATCTTATCTACCATTATTATGGGAATTGTTATAGCAATAGGTCTATTCATTGTTACTGAAAGTCCCGATTTTTGGTGGTTGTGGGTGTGGGGCTTTTTTTTGATATTCAGCATATTCATAATGTATGTCTCACCCTATATTATAGAACCTCTATTTAATAAATTTACACCAATCGACGATGAATCACTTGTGCAAGGCATAAATAGCCTTATGAAAAAAGTTGGTATAATGGTAAGCAGGGTATTTAAAATAGATGCATCAAAAAGGACATCACATACAAATGCATATTTTACCGGTATAGGAAAAGTAAAACGGATCGTGCTTTACGATACCCTTCTCAAAAAAATGAATATTCAGGAGATATTATCTGTACTTGCACATGAGGCTGGACACTGGAAAAAAAAGCATCTGTTGAAAAGTATGATCGTAATAGAAGGTATCGGGCTAATAGCTTTTTATGTTTCTTTTAGATTACTTAAGTTTGATTTACTTACGGAACTTTTTCATATAGAAAAGAGCACATTTTTTGCCAAGCTTGTTGTTCTCGCCTTCTTAGGCGAGATTGTTATGTTTCCTTTTACACCATTTTTAAATTTTCTTTCAAGAATGCATGAAAAAGAGGCAGATCGTTTTGCTTGTGAAATTACCGATGATCCGGAAAGTATGATAAGTACACTTGTCAAGCTCTCAAAAGATAATCTATCGAATCTTCATCCTCATCCGGTTTATGCGGCGTTTCATTATTCACATCCGCCCATTATCCAGAGAATAAAATTTATCAGGGATGTTTTAACCAAAAAATAA
- a CDS encoding HEAT repeat domain-containing protein: protein MINERLEALKLLLKDRDEQVRQHAAEAIEKLNARSEINKFAEALKNDDVMTRSRAVFGLAGINTQKSLEYLAIASADIEANIRAHAVRLLGEKKAVQYIDIILKRIGDNDVNVKIEAIKALGETGSSAHLAYLLQLLKDPNKDVVAAAVLAIGKIRDARAEKPLMILLSHPVPEIRSASAIALAELD, encoded by the coding sequence ATGATAAACGAGCGTTTGGAGGCATTAAAGTTACTTTTAAAAGACAGGGATGAACAGGTGAGGCAGCATGCTGCCGAAGCCATAGAAAAGCTTAATGCAAGGAGTGAAATAAATAAATTTGCAGAGGCACTGAAAAACGATGATGTTATGACAAGATCAAGGGCTGTTTTTGGTCTTGCAGGCATTAACACCCAAAAGTCATTGGAGTATCTTGCCATAGCTAGTGCAGATATAGAAGCCAACATAAGAGCTCATGCGGTTAGATTACTCGGTGAAAAAAAGGCTGTGCAGTATATTGATATTATTTTAAAACGTATTGGAGACAATGATGTAAATGTAAAGATAGAAGCAATTAAGGCGCTTGGTGAAACTGGCAGCTCTGCGCATCTTGCTTATTTATTACAACTTTTAAAAGATCCGAACAAGGATGTTGTTGCTGCTGCGGTTTTAGCGATAGGCAAGATCAGGGATGCAAGGGCCGAAAAGCCGTTAATGATTCTTCTATCACATCCGGTTCCTGAAATACGGAGCGCATCGGCGATAGCACTTGCTGAGCTTGATTGA
- a CDS encoding P1 family peptidase yields the protein MPKGITIFDKVFIGEFTDIVNRTGVSVIYFEDGAIAGVYKYGFATSTRQIDSLEAGHIVSKIDAITLTGGSAFGLDVSSGVMKWLKEKNKGADIRGITIPIVPSAAIFDLRFSTGITPDFNMGYSACNALSKEVHEGSYGAGTGATVGKILGVDNSMKGGAGTLHETLSDGSTIAVYVVVNAFGDVLGYERNIIAGARKERYSHEFINTSNFLMGGGLSEPIDPVTESTNLSVVITDAEFDKTTLINIARMAASGITKAISPAGTSFDGDVVFAVSVGNKRALIDVVGYAASVLTEEAIKRAVRNADGFGVVPCYSDFLKGH from the coding sequence ATGCCAAAAGGCATTACTATATTTGATAAGGTTTTTATCGGGGAATTCACCGATATAGTGAACAGGACAGGGGTGAGTGTTATATACTTTGAAGATGGAGCCATTGCCGGGGTTTATAAATATGGTTTTGCAACAAGTACAAGGCAAATAGACTCACTTGAAGCAGGACATATTGTTTCAAAGATTGATGCTATTACACTTACAGGGGGCAGCGCATTTGGTCTTGATGTATCATCAGGTGTTATGAAATGGCTAAAAGAAAAAAACAAAGGTGCAGATATTCGGGGTATAACAATACCGATTGTTCCATCTGCAGCCATTTTTGATCTAAGATTTTCAACAGGAATAACCCCTGATTTTAATATGGGTTATTCAGCATGTAATGCTTTATCAAAAGAAGTGCATGAAGGCTCTTACGGTGCTGGTACAGGAGCTACGGTCGGGAAAATACTCGGCGTTGATAACTCAATGAAAGGCGGGGCAGGGACATTACATGAAACGTTGTCAGATGGTTCAACAATTGCTGTGTATGTTGTGGTTAATGCATTTGGGGATGTCTTAGGGTATGAACGTAATATCATCGCAGGCGCGAGGAAAGAACGATATTCACATGAATTTATTAACACCTCAAACTTTTTAATGGGTGGCGGTCTATCAGAGCCTATAGATCCTGTAACAGAGAGTACAAACCTAAGTGTTGTCATAACCGATGCAGAATTTGATAAAACAACACTTATAAACATAGCAAGGATGGCGGCATCCGGGATTACAAAGGCGATCTCCCCTGCCGGAACGAGTTTTGACGGAGACGTTGTATTTGCCGTATCGGTAGGGAATAAGAGAGCCCTTATTGATGTGGTAGGATATGCAGCTTCGGTGCTTACTGAAGAAGCGATTAAAAGGGCCGTTAGGAACGCAGATGGGTTTGGCGTGGTTCCATGTTACAGTGATTTTTTAAAGGGGCATTAA
- a CDS encoding response regulator — translation MTNNYNNGNVRILVVDDESSIRELIKEYLSIEGYQVDTASDGNNAYEYMRHSYYDIIITDLEMPGLNGIELLEKANKEGLNHKFIILTGFGTVETAITALKLGALDYILKPFKLEEFGLIIKNAIRRRKLEEENIQLKEALSLYQISEAMILNDNVRAVLDLVLEKVLTEFDSDISIIALKEVDIFSRKEKIYSPVITKISRSTMEVSQEELESGFNKDIVYRVLEKDRILNLTGKDINKIRNDKPLSFEIKSYLGVAIGLRDRFYGSLCVFRIKNGIPFTHAQEKLLAIFAERVTSLLEVKRYDEGLQITMIESIESLVKALEAKEPYTRGHSERVSAYAVILAEKIGFDEKLSSRIALAGRLHDIGKIGIRYDALTKKEGLDKEEYEQFKLHTIIGANILKPMSFLSDIIPYILYHHERYDGRGYPEGLKGDHIPFVARILSICDSFDVMTSDRPYRDALNKEDVISELKNNSGTQFDPELVNTMLQLLEEGKIPLVM, via the coding sequence ATGACAAACAACTATAATAACGGTAATGTACGTATACTCGTGGTTGACGATGAGAGTTCTATAAGGGAGCTCATAAAAGAATACCTTTCTATAGAAGGCTATCAGGTTGATACTGCTTCAGATGGAAACAATGCTTATGAATACATGAGGCATTCCTATTATGATATCATCATTACCGATCTTGAGATGCCAGGGCTTAATGGTATTGAATTGCTCGAAAAGGCAAATAAAGAAGGGCTCAATCACAAGTTTATAATTCTAACAGGTTTCGGGACTGTAGAAACAGCCATTACAGCACTAAAACTTGGCGCACTTGATTATATATTAAAGCCTTTCAAGCTTGAAGAGTTCGGGTTGATCATAAAAAATGCCATAAGAAGACGAAAACTTGAAGAAGAAAATATCCAGTTAAAAGAGGCACTATCCCTATATCAGATAAGTGAGGCAATGATTTTAAATGATAATGTCAGAGCAGTGCTTGATCTCGTACTTGAAAAAGTGCTTACAGAATTTGATTCTGATATTTCAATTATTGCTCTTAAAGAAGTAGATATCTTTTCAAGAAAAGAAAAGATATACTCACCTGTGATTACGAAGATCTCCAGGTCCACAATGGAAGTAAGTCAGGAAGAACTCGAATCAGGATTTAACAAAGATATTGTTTATAGGGTATTAGAAAAAGACCGTATATTGAATCTTACAGGCAAGGATATAAATAAGATAAGAAACGATAAACCATTGTCTTTTGAGATAAAGTCTTACCTCGGTGTTGCTATTGGATTAAGGGATAGATTTTACGGCTCACTCTGTGTGTTCAGAATAAAAAATGGTATACCCTTTACTCACGCTCAGGAAAAGCTTCTGGCTATTTTTGCAGAAAGGGTTACATCATTGCTTGAGGTAAAACGTTATGATGAAGGCCTACAGATAACAATGATAGAATCGATTGAGTCACTTGTTAAGGCATTAGAAGCAAAAGAGCCGTACACGAGAGGTCATTCCGAAAGAGTTTCTGCTTATGCCGTCATATTAGCAGAAAAGATTGGTTTTGATGAAAAGCTAAGTTCCCGCATTGCATTAGCAGGAAGGCTGCACGATATAGGAAAAATAGGTATCAGGTATGATGCTCTTACAAAAAAAGAAGGACTTGATAAGGAAGAGTATGAGCAGTTTAAGCTTCATACGATAATAGGCGCCAACATACTTAAACCGATGTCCTTCTTATCGGATATAATTCCATATATTCTGTATCATCATGAAAGGTATGACGGCAGAGGGTATCCTGAGGGACTTAAGGGAGACCATATCCCTTTTGTAGCAAGGATACTGTCAATATGTGATAGCTTTGATGTTATGACATCTGACAGACCGTACAGAGATGCCCTTAATAAGGAGGATGTAATTTCAGAATTAAAAAATAACAGCGGTACTCAATTTGATCCCGAGCTTGTGAATACGATGCTGCAATTGTTAGAAGAAGGCAAGATCCCATTAGTAATGTAA